The sequence below is a genomic window from Desulfobulbus oligotrophicus.
TATCACTTGCCCACTTCTGGTTTGGAGCCTTGGCCCGCAGATTCTGCCGTTTCATGCTCGCTGCCACTGTTTTGCGATCATACGCATGGCCCTGGTCGTACAGATCCAGAACCAGCCTGGGCGAGCCTGACCGCATTTTCCGGGCAAAAAAAGCATTGGCAACCAGTTTATCAAGAACCGTGCGCTGTTGCTGTCGTCGTGTGGGCTGTTCTCCTCGCTGCCGCCAGCGGTAGAATCCACTGCGAGAGACGCCCAGCACGCGACTCATGGAAGTACTCTTGAATTCCTCGGAATAGTTCTGCATAAAAGCGTACTTCACTTCAGGCCCTTGGCGAAGTACGCTGCGGCCTTTTTTATGATGGCCAACTCCTCGGACTGCTCCGCCAACTGCCGCTTGAGGCGAGCGTTTTCTACAAGAAGCCGTTCTTCCACACCGCTGCGATCTGCTGCAAGACGAGCCTTGCTTCGCCAGGAATACAGCTGGCTTTCATGAAGCCCCAATTGCCTGACGGCTGCCGAAACACCTACCTTTTCGGCAAGGGCCAGTGCTTCTGTCTTGTACTGCTGGGAATACCGCTGCCTGATCTTGCTTGATTTTGTTTCCGGTTTCATCGAACACCTCCGTCAAGGAATATACTCGCTTAACAGGATGTCCTTCAACAACGGGCAAGATCAACAGGGAGCTGGGCCGTAAAGAGGGCATGCCAGATAACTATAGCAATTCGCCCTCCCACCAGATCGAATAATTCCCTCCGTTTCCTCTACCCGGCGCTGAGCGTCTGACAGGCGATCAAAGGTCTGTGAAAGACAGGGATGACCTTGCAACCTGATCTCCGCCTTATACACCGTACCTTTCTTTCTTTTTCTCTTGGTGATGGTAGCCATTTTGGGCGCAATTTTTTGAAAAACACTGCTCACTGGGGTAAAAACATGCTAACCACAGCTAAAATGCAATTAAAAAGAAAGGGCCAAAGCTCTGTTTCTTTGAGCTTTGGCCCTTGTTTATTGGTGCTCCAGGCAGGATTCGAACCTGCGGCACCAGGATTAGGAATCCTGTGCTCTATCCTACTGAGCTACTGGAGCATGTTCTATCTGTTTGTTGATGAGCTGTGAATGACGCAAATTGTGGCTGCTGTTTTGTACAAAGAGTATCCCTCGCCTTATTCAGGCCGATTGCCCGTCTGCCAGCACCTTGCT
It includes:
- a CDS encoding IS3 family transposase (programmed frameshift) — translated: MKPETKSSKIRQRYSQQYKTEALALAEKVGVSAAVRQLGLHESQLYSWRSKARLAADRSGVEERLLVENARLKRQLAEQSEELAINKKGRSVLRQGPEVKYAFMQNYSEEFKSTSMSRVLGVSRSGFYRWRQRGEQPTRRQQQRTVLDKLVANAFFARKMRSGSPRLVLDLYDQGHAYDRKTVAASMKRQNLRAKAPNQKWASDITYLWTAEGWLYLAVLIDLFSRQVVGWALAERMTADLVCQALQMALWRRNMPKGVVLHSDRGSQYCSAAYQRLVMKHHLVAGMSAKGNCYDNACAESFFHTMKVEAIHGEHFATRKEMRHTVFEYIEVDYNRIRRHSANGRISPMVLEALKAA